GAGCAAGGGTCAATTCCGTGGTATTCTAGCTGTAGCTTCGGGGTTTCTCCTTGTTGTAAAACAAGATCTATTTCATCTAATACTTCAACTCGAGTAAAAGGAGAGATTTCACGATCGTGTTGCGTTTGGGCAAAACAGACGTTTACGAAAACTAAGATGTAAAAAAGAGTGGCTGCTAGTTTCATAGGAGTATGTTTATAGCAAGATGCAGCAACTCACATAAAGGTTGCTTCTATTTACTCGGAGGCAGTAGAATCTGGTGGAGTGGTGCCGTTATAAACTTGGTTTAATCCTTCTACCACCTGTTGGGTAATATCCAGGCTATCGTCGGCGTAGAGCACACCGCTGTTTTTAGTGTAAGTGAGCACTAGTTTGAAGTCTTTGTTTTTGCCGTAGTCTTCCAGAAAATTAGAAACCCGCTCGTACAAATCGTCGTTCACTTTGCCTTCTTCTTCTAGTAATTGGCTACTCAGGTTTTGCTGGTACTGGAGTAGATTTTGCTGCTTCTTTCGTAGGTCTTCTTCCACCGCCCGGGCTTGGTTCATGGTCATACTCCCGGCATTCTGTTGGAAGTTGCTAATTTCATTCTGTAAACCTCTCGCTCGGTTTTCGTACTCTTTTTGTAAGTCTTCGGCCCGCTTCTCTAGCTCTACTCGTTTGGTCTGGAAAAACTCGTAGTTTTCAAGTAAGGTGTCAGAGTTGACGTAGGCTATCTGGGGAATAGCGCCTGAGGCAGTTCCATCAACCGCAGCTTCGGCAGGAACCACATCACCGTTCTGGCTGAAGTGAAGAACGTAGAGGTAGATGACGGCAATGGCTAGTACGATATTTAAAACGAGGGATGCAATTTTCACAGTGTTATAAGTTCTATTGGTAGATTAAGTAATAAATAAGCGGCAAAGATAAAGTATTTTTTGGGTATTGGATATTGGGAGTTGGGTTTTGGAATAGAAAACGGTTTTTAATGTGACGGCGAGTTTTACTGGATACCGTATTGCTACTTCTTATTTCACATCTCTCATCCCGGAACAAGTCCGGAATAGGTTCTCACATTTCTTAAGCAAGTTTAGACTCCGGTATGGCTTGGGAGGTTTGCGCTTTAATCTCTTCGGTGGGTTGTTTAGTCTGTTTTTCTCGGAAGAAAATGGTGAATAGCAGTAAAACGATGGCTGAGAGCACCGCCGGAATCAGCCAAATTTTATCCCAAAGATACGTTGACTGGTCAACTGTATAATTTTCGGCAATAACTCCCGAAAGTACGCTGCCGATGAACATACCAACGCCGTAGGTGGCGAAGGTAATCAGTCCCTGAGCAGCGTTCTTAATATTCTTTGGGGCGCGCTCGTCTACGTAGATTTGTCCGGTTACAAAGAAGAAGTCGTAGCAGATGCCGTGCAAGATAATACCGCCGTACAGCATCCAAACTAAGCTGCCCGGATCGCCAAACATAAACAGTACGTAGCGTAAAGCCCAGCATGCCATACCGATCATCAGCATCTTTTTATACCCCAAGCGTTTAAAAAAGAACGGCATCAGCAACAGAAACAGAATTTCCGACATTTGCCCCATTGTCATTTTGCCTGCGGCGTTTTCTACCCCAATATTGTTCAGGAACAAATTAGCAAAGCTGTAGTAGAATGATAGCGGAATACAAATGAGTAGGGAGGCGATGAACAATACGGCGAACGAACGATCTTTCATTAGCTTCAGGGCATCCAAGCCAATAATATCTTGCCAACTGGCTTTTTCGCCTTTGCTTTTGGGAGGTGTGTGCGGCAATGTAAAACTGTACAACCCCATGACCACCGACATTCCGGCAGCAATTACAAGGGGAGTTGCCTGATCCTCAATGCTTAGGTATCCAACAATGAGTCCGGCAATAATCCAACTGATGGTGCCCAGCACCCGCACACCCGGAAATTCTTTACCCGGATTATCCATATGGTGAAAGGAAAGCGAATTGGTTAGCGCAATAGTGGGCATGAAGCACAGCGTGTAAGCGATGATAAGCGGGTAAAATAAACCAAAATCGGTAGTTTGGGATAAGAAGTAGAGCAAGAATGCCCCTACCAGATGAAGTACACCTAACACCCGCTCAGTGGGAAAGAAGCGATCTGCTACCATTCCTACAAAAAAGGGGGAGATCATGGCTGCAATGGCAAACGCCCCGTAGGCCAATCCAATTTGTGTTCCTTCAAACTGAAGGGTGGTTCCCAAATACGTTCCTAAGGTTACGTACCAGGCTCCCCAAACAAAGTATTCCAGAAACATCATGCCCGATAGCTGGGCGCGGGTGCGAAAATTCATAAAGAAGTGAATATTGACTGATGGCTGATGAGTGATGAACAATGCTGAACATCAGCAATATAATAAATCATTACTCATTAATCATTACTCGTTCCACCATTCTGGGTGATTTCAACCCGGCTACTGTCTTTGAGCTGATTAGAGATAGCAATGTATGGCCCGGAAACTATCTCATCTCCGGTTGTTAGCCCGCTGAGTATTTCAATAAACTCGTAATCACTAATGCCAGTTTCTACAATAACCTTCTCCACTCGCTCTTCATCAACTTTCCTGAAAACAACTTCATCTAACGTCTCTCCACTGCCGAAAGAGTCTTGACCAGCATCGGCAGTTGGCTCATTCTTATTTTCTTTGTTTCGGGTAGTGACAGCCGAAAGCGGTACTGACAGCACATCTTCCTTCCGGTTGGTGAGTACATCTACACTGGCCGTCATACCGGGGCGAAAGGGAAACGGACCGCGGGTTTCCAGCAATTTTTGGTAAGATGAGTTTAGCAGACGAATACGCACCTCAAATTCCGTAACGGCTTCATTGGTTAATTTTTCGTTAGCTGTATTGGCAATTGAAGTAACCACTCCCTGAAATCGATAATTATCGTAACTATAAGCATCCACCTCGATAGATGCTGTATCGCCCAGTGCTACCCGGATAATATCGTTTTCGTTAACATCCACTCGCACTTCCATTTTACTCAAATCGGCTATGCGAAGCATTTCGGTACCCGCCATCTGTGAGGTGCCTACCACCCGCTCACCTTGCTCTACATCCAGTTTAGACACAATGCCAGCCATAGGGGCGTAAATACTGGTAAGCGAAAGGTTCTCACGAGCTTCTTCCACCGAAGCTTCGGAAGAGCGAACCGCGTAGCGAGCTGCTTCTACATTTTGCCGAGCCGACTCGTAGCTCTGCTGGGCTACCTGAAAATCACTCTGAAATTGCTCAAAATCAGCGTCGGAGATCACCTGATCGTCGTACAGTTTTTGGTTTCGCTCAAAGGCGAGCCGAGCTCGTTCCAGTTGGGCTTCGGCACTAGCTGCTTGGGCCTGCATTTGAGCTAAGGCTGCTCGTTGCTGGTTCAAGTTAGCCTGGGTGCGAGAAAGGATTGACTCAAAATTATCGGGGCGAATACGCACTAGTAGTTGATCTTGCTGTACCGAGTCACCTTCCTCCACATTTAGCTCGATGATTTCTCCCGGTACTTCGGGAGAAATTTTCACTTCGGTCACCGGCTGTATGGTACCGGAAGCACTCACTCGCTCAATAATTGTGTGTGGTTCTACTGAGGCAAATCGTACCTCAACGGCTTTTTCGCCACCAATCCATTCGAGCTGACGGGCAATGAGTAATAATACTAAGAGGGTGCCTACTACAATAGCGATAATCAGAATCGGATTGCGCTTCTTTTTTTTAGTGCGGGCGGTGGTTGGCATGGTGCGTTTAAGGTAAATAAGAGGTTTAGAATGTTGTAAGGTTGAAAGTTAAGGAAACCTGTAACTTTTAGCTTATGATCTTCAACTTTTAGCTTATGATCTTCAACTTTTAGAAATAAAGCAAAAAGTACTATTGTCTTTCTACGCACCAAATGTATATTCGTTCTGGTTAACATTGAAATGATTATGCGAAAAAGGATAGTGGTTTTAACTGGGGCTGGAATTAGTGCTGAAAGTGGTATTCCTACCTTTCGGGATGCGGATGGGTTATGGGAAGGGTATGATGTAATGGAAGTGGCTACCCCCGAAGGCTGGAAGAAAAATCCGGCGTTGGTGTTAGACTTTTATAATCAGCGGCGCAAAGCAGCCTTGCAGGTTAAACCTAATGCTGGTCATCAAGCACTGGTTGACTTGGAAACAGATTATGAAGTAGTAGTTATTACCCAAAACGTAGACAATCTGCACGAACGAGCGGGTTCTAGTCGAGTTATTCATTTACACGGTAGTCTGTTTGAATCGCGGAGTACGGCTGATGAGTCGTTAGTTTACGATATTGATGGTTGGGAGCTAAAACTGGGTGATGTCTGCAAAAAAGGCGCGCAGTTACGTCCCAATATTGTCTGGTTTGGTGAGATGGTTCCGATGATGGAAGTCGCTCAGCGA
This region of Tunicatimonas pelagia genomic DNA includes:
- a CDS encoding OmpH family outer membrane protein, with the translated sequence MKIASLVLNIVLAIAVIYLYVLHFSQNGDVVPAEAAVDGTASGAIPQIAYVNSDTLLENYEFFQTKRVELEKRAEDLQKEYENRARGLQNEISNFQQNAGSMTMNQARAVEEDLRKKQQNLLQYQQNLSSQLLEEEGKVNDDLYERVSNFLEDYGKNKDFKLVLTYTKNSGVLYADDSLDITQQVVEGLNQVYNGTTPPDSTASE
- a CDS encoding nucleoside permease, with amino-acid sequence MNFRTRAQLSGMMFLEYFVWGAWYVTLGTYLGTTLQFEGTQIGLAYGAFAIAAMISPFFVGMVADRFFPTERVLGVLHLVGAFLLYFLSQTTDFGLFYPLIIAYTLCFMPTIALTNSLSFHHMDNPGKEFPGVRVLGTISWIIAGLIVGYLSIEDQATPLVIAAGMSVVMGLYSFTLPHTPPKSKGEKASWQDIIGLDALKLMKDRSFAVLFIASLLICIPLSFYYSFANLFLNNIGVENAAGKMTMGQMSEILFLLLMPFFFKRLGYKKMLMIGMACWALRYVLFMFGDPGSLVWMLYGGIILHGICYDFFFVTGQIYVDERAPKNIKNAAQGLITFATYGVGMFIGSVLSGVIAENYTVDQSTYLWDKIWLIPAVLSAIVLLLFTIFFREKQTKQPTEEIKAQTSQAIPESKLA
- a CDS encoding efflux RND transporter periplasmic adaptor subunit, with amino-acid sequence MPTTARTKKKKRNPILIIAIVVGTLLVLLLIARQLEWIGGEKAVEVRFASVEPHTIIERVSASGTIQPVTEVKISPEVPGEIIELNVEEGDSVQQDQLLVRIRPDNFESILSRTQANLNQQRAALAQMQAQAASAEAQLERARLAFERNQKLYDDQVISDADFEQFQSDFQVAQQSYESARQNVEAARYAVRSSEASVEEARENLSLTSIYAPMAGIVSKLDVEQGERVVGTSQMAGTEMLRIADLSKMEVRVDVNENDIIRVALGDTASIEVDAYSYDNYRFQGVVTSIANTANEKLTNEAVTEFEVRIRLLNSSYQKLLETRGPFPFRPGMTASVDVLTNRKEDVLSVPLSAVTTRNKENKNEPTADAGQDSFGSGETLDEVVFRKVDEERVEKVIVETGISDYEFIEILSGLTTGDEIVSGPYIAISNQLKDSSRVEITQNGGTSND
- a CDS encoding SIR2 family NAD-dependent protein deacylase, translated to MIMRKRIVVLTGAGISAESGIPTFRDADGLWEGYDVMEVATPEGWKKNPALVLDFYNQRRKAALQVKPNAGHQALVDLETDYEVVVITQNVDNLHERAGSSRVIHLHGSLFESRSTADESLVYDIDGWELKLGDVCKKGAQLRPNIVWFGEMVPMMEVAQREATRADIFMVIGTSLQVYPAAGLLYDVPEGIPIYIIDPSIPDYHPQPNITAIVEPASLGVPKVVQQLVEE